The proteins below are encoded in one region of Vespula pensylvanica isolate Volc-1 chromosome 4, ASM1446617v1, whole genome shotgun sequence:
- the LOC122628283 gene encoding stress-associated endoplasmic reticulum protein 2, translating to MAPKQRMRIANEKATKNINLRGNVPKSSKPQDEGSPVGPWLLALFIFVVCGSAVFQIIQSIRMA from the exons atggcACCAAAACAGAGAATGCGCATCGCCAACGAAAAAGCCACGAAGAATATTAATCTTCGTGGAAATGTACCAAAATCATCG AAACCACAAGACGAAGGATCACCAGTTGGGCCATGGTTATTAgcactttttatatttgttgtttGTGGGTCAG ccgtatttcaaataattcaaagTATCAGAATGGCTTAA
- the LOC122628478 gene encoding transmembrane 9 superfamily member 3, translating to MKMCRAQLLLHFLVLSLLPFVHTDEHNHIYEDNDEVVLWMSTVGPYHNRQETYSYYSLPFCMGMKDVINHHHETLSEALQGIELKFSGLDIEFKADISKTEYCQINLPEESLKAFVYAVKSQYWYQMYIDDLPIWGVVGEPDENNGVVSYYIWTHKKFDIGYNGKQIVDVNLTSDNKVKLVQGAQISFSYEVNWKKSNIKFADRFDKYLDASFFQHRIHWFSIFNSFMMVIFLVGLVSMILMRTLRKDYARYSKDEEMDDMERDLGDEYGWKQVHGDVFRPASHAMLFSALIGTGYQVTVVVLSVIIFAILGELYTERGSMLSTAIFVYAATSSINGYAGGGLYARMGGRVWIKQMILSAFMLPIMVCGTAFFINFIAMYYHASRAIPFGSMVAVTCICIFVILPLTLVGTILGRNLAGTPDAPCRVNAVPRPIPEKKWFMEPLVIIMLGGILPFGSIFIEMYFIFTSFWAYKIYYVYGFMLLVFIILMIVTVCVTIVCTYFLLNAEDYRWQWTSFLAAASTAGYVYIYSFYYFFFKTKMYGLFQTAFYFGYMALFSLVLGIMCGTVGYMGTSAFVRKIYSIVKID from the exons ATGAAGATGTGTCGGGCACAATTACTTCTTCACTTTTTGGTGCTTAGCCTCTTACCTTTCGTTCACACAGATGAGCACAATCACATC TATGAAGACAATGATGAAGTTGTACTATGGATGAGTACGGTCGGACCATACCATAACAGACAAGAAACATACTCCTATTATTCTTTACCATTTTGTATGGGTATGAAAGATGTTATCAATCATCATCATGAAACCTTATCTGAAGCACTTCAGGgtattgaattaaaatttagtGGTTTAGATATCGAATTTAAAG CTGATATCTCTAAAACAGAATACTGTCAAATAAATTTGCCAGAAGAAAGTTTGAAAGCTTTTGTATATGCTGTTAAAAGTCAATATTGGTACCAAATGTACATCGATGATTTACCAATTTGGG GTGTTGTAGGTGAGCCAGATGAAAATAATGGAGTagtttcatattatatttggACGcacaaaaaatttgatataggATATAATGGTAAACAAATAGTCGATGTCAATTTAACAAGCGATAACAAAGTTAAACTTGTACAAGGTGCTCAAATATCTTTCAGTTATGAAGTAAACTGGAAAAAGAGCAATATTAAATTTGCTGATAGATTTGATAAGTACCTGGATGCTAGTTTCTTTCAACACAGA atTCATTGGTTCAGCATCTTTAATAGTTTTATGATGGTTATTTTCCTTGTTGGACTTGTATCCATGATATTAATGCGAACTTTGAGAAAGGACTATGCGAGGTATAGCAAAGATGAAGAAATGGATGATATGGAGCGAGATTTGGGAGATGAATATGGATGGAAGCAAGTGCATGGAGATGTTTTTCGCCCAGCTAGTCATGCAATGTTATTTTCAGCTCTCATAGGAACTGGATATCAG GTTACTGTTGTTGTTCTCAGCGTAATTATTTTTGCTATTCTTGGAGAACTTTATACAGAACGAGGTTCCATGCTATCAACTGCAATATTTGTTTATGCTGCCACCTCATCTATAAATGGTTATGCAGGTGGTGGTTTGTATGCACGAATGGGTGGGCGTGTTTGGATCAAACAAATGATCCTCAGCGCTTTTATGTTACCCATTATGGTTTGTGGAACTGCattcttcattaattttattgccATGTATTATCATGCTAGTAGAGCTATTCCTTTTGGTTCAATG gtGGCAGTGacatgtatttgtatatttgttattttaccTCTCACATTGGTAGGCACTATTTTGGGCCGTAATCTTGCTGGAACACCTGATGCTCCATGTAGAGTAAATGCAGTTCCAAGACCAATaccagaaaaaaaatggttcATGGAACCATTGGTTATAATAATGCTTGGTGGAATCCTACCATTTGGatctattttcattgaaatgtattttatttttacttcattCTGggcatataaaatttattacgtttatgGTTTTATGTTGCTAGTGTTTATTATCCTCATGATAGTGACAGTCTGTGTGActattgtatgtacatatttcttATTGAATGCTGAAGATTACCGATG GCAATGGACAAGTTTCCTTGCAGCAGCTTCAACAGCGGGATATGTgtacatttattcattttattatttcttcttcaagACTAA aatgtaTGGTCTCTTCCAAACAGCATTTTACTTTGGCTATATGGCACTATTCAGTCTGGTCTTAGGTATTATGTGTGGAACAGTTGGTTATATGGGTACTAGTGCGTTTGTACGAAAAATCTATTCCATAGTCAAGATAGACTAA
- the LOC122628296 gene encoding pre-mRNA-splicing factor RBM22, translated as MATSKTTNTYNRQNWEDAEFPILCQTCLGDNPYIRMTKEKYGKECKICMRPFTVFRWCPGARMRFKKTEVCQTCSRLKNVCQTCLLDLEYGLPIQVRDAALKIKDDLPRSDVNKEYYVQNIDNEIGKIDATTPAGAVGKSAAASDLLMKLARTSPYYKRNRPHICSFWVKGECKRGEECPYRHEKPTDPDDPLADQNIKDRYYGVNDPVADKLMRRAAAMPKLDPPEDKSITTLYIGNLGDVLTEKQLRDHFYQYGEIRSVTMVPRQQCAFIQYTQRSAAEAAAERTFNKLILGGRRLTIKWGRSQGRQTISAAEATREILEPVPGLPGALPPPPESMGNNFFNLQTTPGMMPPMMIPPPPVAPQFMFPPQMAAAAAAAAATPIFPPGTTPIHYPSQDPSRMGASQGIGKPWPEE; from the exons ATGGCAACTTCAAAAACCACGAATACATATAATAGACAAAATTGGGAAGATGCG GAATTTCCCATATTATGTCAAACTTGTTTAGGAGATAATCCATATATTCGGATG accaaagaaaaatatggaaaagaaTGCAAAATCTGCATGCGTCCATTTACAGTATTCAGATGGTGTCCGGGAGCAAGAATGCGATTTAAAAAGACTGAAGTTTGTCAAACTTGCAGTCGACTTAAAAATGTATGTCAAACATGTTTACTTGATTTAGAATATGGATTACCTATTCAAGTACGCGATGctgcattaaaaataaaggatgATTTACCTCGGTCTGATGTAAACAAAGAATATTATGTACAAAACATAGATAatgaaataggaaaaatagATGCAACAACGCCAGCTGGAGCTGTTGGTAAATCTGCTGCTGCTAGTGATCTATTAATGAAACTGGCTAGAACAAGTCCATACTATAAGAGGAACAGGCCGCATATTTGTTCTTTCTGGGTAAAAGGTGAATGTAAAAGAGGGGAGGAGTGTCCTTATCGTCATGAAAAACCAACAGATCCGGATGATCCATTAGCAGATCAAAACATCAAAGATCGCTATTATGGAGTTAATGACCCTGTGGCAGATAAATTAATGCGAAGAGCAGCAGCAATGCCTAAATTAGATCCACCAGAGGATAAATCTATAACTACTTTGTACATTGGAAACTTGGGTGATGTTTTAACAGAGAAACAATTACGAGATCATTTCTACCAATATGGTGAAATACGTTCTGTGACTATGGTCCCACGGCAACAGTGTGCCTTCATTCAATACACACAAAGAAGCGCAGCTGAAGCAGCAGCAGAAAGGAcattcaataaattaatattaggTGGAAGGagattaacaataaaatggGGACGTTCTCAGGGCAGACAAACTATTTCTGCAGCAGAAGCAACTAGAGAAATTTTGGAACCAGTACCTGGTTTACCTGGTGCTTTACCACCTCCACCAGAAAGCAtgggaaataatttctttaatctaCAAACAACTCCTGGTATGATGCCACCAATGATGATACCACCGCCACCAGTAGCACCACAATTCATGTTTCCACCTCAAAtggctgctgctgctgctgcagcAGCTGCAACTCCTATTTTTCCACCAGGCACAACGCCTATACATTATCCCAGTCAAGATCCATCTAGAATGGGTGCATCTCAGGGTATTGGAAAACCATGGCctgaagaataa
- the LOC122628281 gene encoding zinc transporter ZIP1-like isoform X2, translating to MADHDSDHDEHVTNDVDPQKVLIAKAVTMIVLCSVSTFMGLFPMQLAKWLKWNTSGNIQNPRSTQLVALLLGFGGGILFCTTFLHMIPEVSEGVENLIAEGTLPNLTFSLAEILTCCGFFIMYLVEELVHTHLRKRKSKKEKDIKTDMNRSTNELVENGQIVSSYTNGHSHANGHGHSHHLPEIIDVEDDFMISSLRGLLIVLGLSVHELFEGLAIGLESSESYVWYMFAAVAAHKFVIAFCIGVELTAARTRRYLSIIYVCTFAVVSPLGIGIGIILVGGESAAASGPLAVILQGLASGTLLYVVFFEILQEHRSGLRQYLSILVGFLVMFGLQMLTAHSHSHSHSHSHSHLHESSHSHSHEHEDENENEDIIHEQGLGRKSKHSHQTSTERVVGDAIERVTQNIVDVLSKSLASSTSPQTQHEHLHENHTLHDTRDTLISSTNRTI from the exons atggcTGACCACGATAGCGATCACGACGAACACGTTACAAACGATGTTGATCCTCAAAAAGTATTAATAGCTAAGGCAGTAACTATGATAGTACTATGTTCCGTCAGTACTTTCATGGGACTATTTCCAATGCAATTGGCTAAATGGTTAAAATGGAATACTTCAGGAAATATTCAAAATCCAAG ATCAACGCAATTAGTGGCTTTGCTTCTTGGTTTCGGTGGAGGAATACTTTTCTGTACGACGTTTCTTCATATGATACCGGAAGTCTCCGAAGGTGTTGAAAATCTTATAGCGGAAGGAACATTACCAAACCTTACATTCTCATTGGCTGAGATATTAACGTGCTGTGG ATTCTTCATTATGTATCTGGTCGAAGAATTGGTGCATACAcatttaagaaagagaaagtcgaaaaaagaaaaagacattaAAACGGACATGAATCGTAGTACAAACGAACTTGTAGAAAATGGTCAAATAGTATCTTCTTATACGAACGGACACTCTCATGC AAATGGTCATGGTCATTCTCATCATTTACCCGAGATAATAGACGTCGAAGATGACTTCATGATAAGTTCACTTCGAGGATTACTGATAGTACTTGGTTTGTCCGTGCATGAATTATTTGAAGGACTTGCTATTGGTTTAGAAAGTTCTGAAAGTTATGTCTG GTACATGTTCGCTGCAGTGGCAGCTCACAAATTCGTTATAGCATTTTGTATAGGGGTCGAACTAACTGCAGCTAGGACGCGACGTTACTTATCGATAATCTATGTTTGCACATTCGCTGTAGTTTCACCCTTAGGTATTGGAATAGGAATAATACTTGTTGGCGGAGAAAGTGCAGCTGCAAGTGGACCTCTAGCAGTAATTTTACAG GGTCTTGCATCTGGCACACTTCTCTACgtcgttttcttcgaaattttacAAGAACATCGTTCTGGCCTTCgtcaatatttatcaatacTCGTCGGCTTTCTCGTAATGTTTGGACTACAAATGTTAA ccGCCCATTCGCATTCGCATTCGCATTCGCATTCTCACTCACACTTGCACGAATCCTCGCATTCGCACTCTCACGAACACGAGGATGAAAACGAGAATGAAGATATTATTCACGAGCAAGGACTTGGAAGGAAATCGAAGCATTCGCACCAGACGAGCACGGAAAGGGTTGTAGGTGATGCCATTGAAAGGGTCACGCAAAATATCGTCGATGTACTTTCGAAAAGTTTAGCCTCCTCTACGAGTCCTCAAACGCAGCACGAGCATTTACACGAAAACCATACTTTACACGATACCAGAGATACTTTAATATCATCAACGAATCGTACGATATga
- the LOC122628282 gene encoding uncharacterized protein LOC122628282: MAGAGNASAGSVFQKLGLRPVTKCSLVKYYMPAFGVASYTALSVNVMNPSLVIRIFPKKDITNYLLFSALAGTGSYFYTREHMEKAQISTRLLYSGTGALLLSFGSVLMWAVLRSIVPPNPTLCTLVGIGSGLLIIKVGSSYMDYIDNQIAKK; this comes from the exons atggctgGTGCAGGAAATGCTAGTGCCGGTTCTGTTTTCCAAAAACTCGGTTTGAGACCAGTTACGAAATGTAGTCTTGTTAAATACTACATGCCGGCTTTCGGTGTTGCTTCATATACAGCTTTATCCGTCAACGTGATGAATCCAAGTCTTGTCATCAg AATATTTCCAAAGAAAGATATCACGAACTACTTACTCTTTAGTGCGCTGGCAGGAACTGGCTCGTATTTTTATACCAGGGAGCACATGGAAAAAGCTCAAATCAGTACAAGATTGTTATATAG TGGTACTGGAGCATTGTTGCTGAGTTTTGGTTCAGTTTTGATGTGGGCTGTTCTACGATCCATTGTACCACCAAATCCAACTCTGTGCACTTTAGTTGGTATTGGTTCAGGATTGCTAATTATCAAAGTTGGTTCTAGCTATATGGACTATATTGATAATCAGATAGCTAAAAAGTAG
- the LOC122628281 gene encoding uncharacterized protein LOC122628281 isoform X1, with protein sequence MEETTTTSSILLMAKIGAMIGLGFGSLILGMLPLMVGRCRTKFRQKRCHGISNNSSNSTSTSTSASQTSSSFVDNAANSQGLLTSLLLCFGGGVLLFTTFLHLAPEVRLSVERHQSNGQLPTLGTLSLSELLFCGGFFLVYLVEEAVHAALTGKPESSEALLYRTVSVRRCNNQNGVTTSATSGSTTTVSTTTRSSTWKDDTEELRQDDEKLNRRSRQHRLEDMCGVKDDKVLPAIFVLSSSAGLSAQIGDQGDNIIRQHQSDPELVAYTSREHHEHKHSIVTKKTSVQGLLTVLALSFHAIFEGLAVGLEPSLGSVVYLAAAIATHKLVISFCVGMELYVAGASTRTTLGYLTVFSMVTPIGIAVGLALGHFKNDSDTLGPTPTILQGMAAGTLLYVVFFEVLARERANEKSGLLQLLAIIVGFMLMLGLQIATAHSHSHSHSHSHSHLHESSHSHSHEHEDENENEDIIHEQGLGRKSKHSHQTSTERVVGDAIERVTQNIVDVLSKSLASSTSPQTQHEHLHENHTLHDTRDTLISSTNRTI encoded by the exons atggaagagaCTACGACTACGTCTTCGATTCTTTTGATGGCAAAAATCGGTGCCATGATCGGTCTTGGATTCGGATCGCTTATATTGGGTATGTTACCTCTGATGGTTGGACGATGCAGGACGAAATTTCGTCAGAAACGATGTCACGGCATCTCCAATAACTCAAGTAACTCAACTTCGACTTCAACTTCGGCATCGCAAACGTCCTCCTCTTTCGTCGATAACGCAGCGAATTCGCAA GGTCTTTTGACGTCACTGTTACTCTGCTTCGGAGGAGGAGTCCTTCTTTTCACAACGTTCCTACACCTAGCTCCGGAGGTACGGCTCAGCGTCGAGAGACATCAATCGAATGGACAACTACCAACATTGGGAACTCTAAGTTTATCGGAGTTACTCTTCTGTGGAGGATTCTTTCTGGTTTATTTGGTCGAGGAAGCTGTACATGCGGCGTTAACAGGGAAACCAGAATCATCGGAAGCTTTACTTTACAGGACAGTATCAGTACGTCGTTGTAACAATCAAAATGGTGTAACAACGTCTGCGACGAGTGGTTCAACGACGACTGTATCAACAACGACTAGATCATCCACTTGGAAAGACGATACCGAAGAATTGAGACAagatgatgaaaaattaaatcgacgaTCGAGACAACATCGATTGGAAGATATGTGTGGTGTTAAGGATGACAAAGTATTGCCAGCCATATTTGTACTTTCATCATCAGCTGGATTATCAGCACAGATCGGAGATCAAGGAGACAATATTATCAGGCAGCATCAATCGGATCCTGAATTAGTTGCATATACATCGCGTGAACATCACGAACATAAACACTCGATCGTAACGAAAAAGACATCTGTTCAAGGTTTATTAACCGTTTTGGCATTATCCTTTCACGCCATCTTCGAAGGACTTGCCGTAGGCTTAGAACCTTCCTTGGGTTCTGTTGTTTACCTTGCTGCTGCGATTGCCACTCATAAATTGGTGATATCCTTTTGCGTTGGTATGGAACTTTATGTTGCCGGTGCATCAACCAGGACGACCTTGGGATACTTAACAGTTTTCTCAATGGTAACGCCGATCGGTATCGCAGTTGGATTAGCTCTTGGTCATTTCAAAAATGATAGTGATACTCTCGGTCCAACGCCAACCATACTTCAAGGAATGGCAGCTGGAACTTTACTCTACGTTGTATTTTTCGAAGTTTTGGCACGAGAAAGAGCCAACGAGAAGAGTGGTCTTCTACAATTGCTCGCTATTATTGTTGGATTTATGCTGATGCTGGGTCTACAGATTGCTA ccGCCCATTCGCATTCGCATTCGCATTCGCATTCTCACTCACACTTGCACGAATCCTCGCATTCGCACTCTCACGAACACGAGGATGAAAACGAGAATGAAGATATTATTCACGAGCAAGGACTTGGAAGGAAATCGAAGCATTCGCACCAGACGAGCACGGAAAGGGTTGTAGGTGATGCCATTGAAAGGGTCACGCAAAATATCGTCGATGTACTTTCGAAAAGTTTAGCCTCCTCTACGAGTCCTCAAACGCAGCACGAGCATTTACACGAAAACCATACTTTACACGATACCAGAGATACTTTAATATCATCAACGAATCGTACGATATga